The segment TGTTAATGGGATAATTTTCTTATCTTCTAACGTATAAATGTATAATCTATTTCTTTTCTTGTTGGTAAATCCCTTTCCATTCGACCAGAAAGGTATTTCATCTAAAACTTCGTAATCTTTTTCTTCTTTGAGCTTATCCAATTCCTTTTCTTTTTCTTCCTTTGAAAGTTTCTCCAAATTCTTATATTTCGGGTCGTAAATACCAGTTACAACAAACTTATCCTTAGATATAGGCTCGATATCTGATGCAAAGAACGGGAGTTCAAAATATTTTTGAGCCTCTCCCCCTTTGATGTTTATTATATAATAAATTGTAAAAGGTTCACCCTTTTCCTTCCTCTTTTTATCCTTTTCTTCTCTCACCGTTGAGAAGATGATATTCTCATCGTCCAACCAAACATAAGAGCTTTCTTGATTGAAAGTGGTAAGTTTGTTGATCGATTTGTTATCAACATTGTAAAGCCAAATATTTGAGAGATACTTATTCTCATCGACATCCATCTCAGATACAACAAAAGCTAAGTTTTTACCATTCGGTGAAAATTTAGTATTCGATATGAACTTGTACTTTGTAAAATCCTCTAAAGCTAATTTCTCCATTATTCTACCTCCTCACAAAATATAACTGTTACTGTTTTTAGAAACTCTAAAACTTACTTTTGTGCACCTTCGCCAAGTTTTCTACCCTGTTACCTTTTTAAAGTTAAACCCTAGTTTTCGATTTGATAGATCTTTGGTTGAGATATTTCCACAAAAGGATCGTGTTGAAATATTAAAGCTTTACTTTCCATACTTTCTTGCCTATCAATGTTATCTATACCTTCTGGCCCATAGGTAAGCTGATACAAAGAATAATTATAAGGTATACCTATTTCCTTCAATCTTTTAATATCTCTCAACCAATTTGGTTCTTCAACTGGGGCATCTGATGAAATGAAAAAAGGAACTTGTGATTTGTATAAATCATAAAATCTAAACGCATCTTTTACCCTTTCACCCAATCTATCTGCAATAAAAACTTTATCGGATTCAATGAATTGAGGTTGTATGTCTACAATAAGGTTATGTTTTTTAATCCTTTCTATTTGTTTAGATTTAAGCACAATAGCATGAATTATTCTATGCCTTAATTTGGGATTTACCATTTCAAAAACTCTTAAAATTTGTTCTATAGCCCCATCTCCTATAGCATGAGCAGCTAAATGAAGCCCATTATCTTCACAAAATTTAACGACCGCATTTAACTCCGTATCTTCCCATAATTCTTCCCCATACGTATCGTAATCGGTGTACTTATTAAGCAATAAAGCTGTTCGTGCACCTAACGAACCATCCAAATATATTTTAACACATTTAAATTCGTTAAAGTATCCTAGTTCATAATATTTTAAAAGCTCATTATAGCCCTTAACGGCAACCTTTTCATATACAAAAAAATCATTATCGTGTGTAAATGGTAACTCGTCTTGAGAAATACCATGTAAATCATCTGAATGAACAAAACCATACCCTTTTTCTTTTAAATACCTCTTTGAGGTTTCGTAATTATTTTTTACGTCAGTAAAAGGACCAAAAGTTTTATAAAATTTGTCAATCGCACCTTCTTTGATTTTTCCTTCTTCAAAATCCACGTAATTACTTGAATCTGAAAAGTCAATACTCTCCAAAACCTTTGAATTCACAACCGCAAAATGTCCGCATCTCCTAACCAGCATGATAGGGATTTCTCTGTTTATTGAATCTAAAAAATCTTTATCAGGAATAGCAAATTCTTCTGTCCAACCTCTCAAAACGATTTTATTTGGTCTTTTACTTACAATTTCTTCTATAACACTTTTAATTTCAGATAGCTTCTTTTTCTCCAAAGTTGGTTGAGAAAGCTTTTCTCCCAATCCCAATATATGTAAATGTGAATCCGTTATCAATGGAGTAACGAATAACTTTTTGTTGTGCTTAGTGCTTATAAATTTAAATTTACCATTTCTACCGAGTTTAAACAAAATTCACTATCCTCCTTTTTAGGTAACTGCTTTCCACCTTATTTCCAAATTTTACCATACACTTTTGTTTATTTTTTTAAATTAAGTGCAAGTTACAATTTTTAAGATTTATCGGCATAATTGACTATAACGATTAATAATTGACTAAGATCGTAAATAATCGCTTTTTATCAAGTTTGTTTTAATAAGTAATTGTTGATATAATGTTTTTGTGTGCACGATGCAAATAATGTTTTTGCCATTTTTATTAAGGTTTAAAAAAGGTGATCGAATTGATTCTTAAAAATGAAACTCAATTGAAAATATTGCGTGAAATATGGCTAAAGAAAAAAACAACTATGTTAGAAATTAGCAATAATTTACAAATAGATAGATCAAACGTATCTAGAAATCTAAAAACTTTGAGAAGTATAGGTTTAATTTATTATTCTAACAAAAAGGTAAAAAATAGTAAGCGGGGAAGAAAAACTTTGCAATTACAAATCAATTACTCTTTTGCATACAATATAGGGATCACCGTTACAGAAAATTTTTTTCTTGTTTTATTGATGGATCTGAATTTTAACGTAATCAGAAAAGAAACAATTTTCAAAGAAGTGAATGAAAAAACAATAGTCAATGATTTGATTAATTGCATTGAGATTTTTTCGGATTTTTTAGAGCAGGTTCTCTTCATAGCGATATCTTTTCCGGAACCGGTTGATGATGAAAAAGGGTTGATCTTATCTTCTGGTATTTTCCCTATAAAAGATATGTGTTTAAAGAATATATTGGAGGAACGAATAAACATTCCAGTTCATTTAGAAAATGACGCTAATGCAGGAGCTATCTATCACTATTATAAGAATAATGGTATTTATAGATTTATAAATTTCATGTTTTTAAGTTTTTATGTTAATAAAAAAAGTATTAATGCAATTCAAGGGAATGGAATAATAATTAACGGTGAGATTTATAAAGGAGCTCATAGTTTTGCCGGCGAAGCACCTGTAATTATTCCAATTTGGAAACAGAACGAAAAAGATTATATGGATATTTTAAAATTTCAACAGTATCTCAAAGATGAAAAAAAATCTCATATCTTGAAAGATTATATTGATATATATTCGAAAGCAGCTTCAATAATCATTAATTTTTTAGATTCTGAAATTTTTATATTTGGAGGGCATACAGAGATACTTCCACAATTTTTATTAAAATCCATGGTCAGTAAAACAAAAGAAAAAATTATAGATAATGAAAGAAGAAAGATAAAAATTGAAATCGATAACGATGGTTTAGAAAGCATAGCAAAAGGTTCTGCCATGTCCTTTATGAATAAGATTATGAACAATTATAACATGGCAAATAAGGTTTTCCTTAAGTTGAAAAAAACAACATTTTCTAATTTCTAATTACCCTTTTACTTTTTTTCATACTTTAAAAGTATTGCAAAGCGGTGGTTTTTCGTAGTGAAAAACTTGTAAAATCAAAAAAGGAGGTAAGTTAGAATGAAAAAGAAAGTATGGCTAGTAACGTTGGTTGTTCTGTTGGTGGGCATAGTTTTTTCTCAGGTCTTACCAACAATTCCAAGAAGCGAAACACTAATTGTGGATAATCTACATGGACGTGTTGGTAACCCTGGAAGTTTTAACTTATGGATACCAGGATCTCTCGCCGGTCATGGGCCTCAACAGGTATTGATGGATGCTCTATGGTATGTTGATCCACAAACAGGTGAATGGATAAACGCCTTAGCTGCCCAAGAACCTGTTTACAATGAAGATTTTACACAAATAACCATAAAACTGAGACAGGGACTTTATTGGAGTGATGGCGTTCCTTTCACCGCTGACGATGTAGTATTCACGGTAAAAAATATTGCAAGCCACCCGGGTATGAATTCAAGTGCCCAACTTCAAATGTACGTAAAAGACATTTACAAAACGGATGATTACACTGTAGTTATAGAACTTAATTCTCCCAATCCAAAAGCTCACAACATTTTTACTTCTTTAGTTTATGGGGCTCTTTTTATTCAGCCAAAACACATATGGGAGAAAGTAGAGAATCCATTAACCTTCACTTTCAACCCTCCCGTTTCAATAGGTCCATATGTACTTGATAGTTACGATCCTCAAGGGTACTGGTTCTTATTCAAAAAACGTGAGGATTGGCAAAGAACAAGCGTTGGTCAATTGTATGGAGAACCAAAACCTAACTATGTGCTCTTTATTTACTATGGTACCGATGACAGAAAAGTTGCGGCTCAAGCTCGACATGAATTGGACATGATTTTCGATTTAACCCCCGAAGCTTTCGAAGTCTTGAGGGAGAGAAACAAGTATTCCGTTGTATGGTACGAAGATTTCCCTTGGGCATGGATGGATGATGTTAACTCAAGAGGAATGTTTCTTAACAACGCTAGATATCCCTTAGATAACAAAGACGTCAGATGGGCGTTAACCTTGGCAATAAACATTGAAGATGTCATTATTTCGGGATATGCTGGAATAGAGAGAGTATCCGCTCTTCATTCTTGTCCTACTCAGTATTTCACTGAGATTTATTATGACCCTTTGGAGCCATGGCTCGAAAACTTCACACTGGATGATGGTTACAAACCTTATGATACAAACGTCGCTTATAGAATAGCAGATTGGGCTAAAGAATCGTACAATATTGAAGTGGAAGACCCCGAAGCAGTCTGGGGAATCGGCTGGTGGAAATATGATCCTCAAGAGGCAGAAAAGCTACTTTTGAATCTCGGGTTTTCAAAAGATAGAAATGGAAGATGGTTGCTACCAGATGGGACTCCATGGAAGATCAGCATTATTGCACCGGCTGATTTTGAGATAGATGCCACAAGATTAGCATTTGCAGTAGCTGATCAATGGAGAAATTTTGGTGTTCGGGTTAACGTAGAAACCTTAGAAGCAGGCCCATTATGGACAAGACAAGCTCTCGGTGATTACGATGTTGGCTCTTTCTGGGGTGGGATGTTAGCATCCTCAGGTATTCCCGATATTTGGACGTTTATCAATGGTTTTAAATCGGACTTCTACACTCCTTTAGGAACCGCAGTTACAACCCCAAATAATTATAGATGGAAGGTTCCCGATAGAGTAGATCAAATAATTGATGAGATGGGTGCTTCTTACTTTGCGGACCCGAAAGTTATGGAATTGGCAAAAGAGTTCTATAAAGTAGCTGTTGAAGAAATGCCAGTAATTCCAATGGTAATAAACAAAAAATTCAATGCCAATGATAACTATTATTGGACAAACTATCCAAATGCAAACAATCCTTATATGGCCAACGTTTCTTGGTGGGCTGAATTTAAGTTCATGTTGCCAAGACTTGAGCCAACTGGAAGAAAATAAACAATCTTGTATGAAACAAAAGCCCGCTCAATTGGGCGGGCTTTGCTATAAATTTTTCAAAAAAGGAGGACCTAAACTTTGAAAGTTTTAAAAACATACATTATTCCTCGATTAATTCAATATTTACTTGTAATATTCATAGGGATAACTATAACTTTTATTATTCCTAGATTAACTCCTATAGATCCAGTACAGTCCGCTATAAACAGATTAACGTCCTATGGTGGAGCTTATATGGAACCTGAGGCAGTTGCAAGTATGCAAAATACTTTAAAAGAATTGTATGGATTAGAGGGCGGGGTAGTTGAACAGTACTTTGCTTTTTGGAAACATCTCTTTACTTTTGACTTTGGCCCTTCCTTATCCATGTTTCCCACACTTGTTACCGAGATTATTGCCAATTCTCTACCATGGACTTTTTTCTTACTTTTCTTCTCTCTAATCATTTCCTGGATTATAGGAAATATTTTAGGAGGATTAGCCGGATATTTTAAAGAAAAAAAATGGTCAAACGTGTTGGCTGTAGTTGCGATGTCTATATATCCAATTCCATATTACGTTATGGCTTTAATTTTAGTTATTTTGTTTGTTTATATTTTTCCAATATTTCCAATGATGGGAGGATACAGTGTAGGAATTCAACCATCTTTTACTTGGTCATTTTTTTTGGATGTCTTAAGACATAGCATATTACCTGCAATTTCTTTGATTCTAGTAGGCATAGGTTGGTGGTTTTTAAGTATGAGATCAATGACATCCAACATAGTCGCAGAGGACTTTGTCACTTACGCAGAATTTGCGGGCTTACCCAAAAACAAGTTGTTATACAGTTATGTTATGAGAAATGGTGTATTACCACAAATAACTGCTTTAGCTCTTCAAATTGGTGGAATATTCAACGGGGCCATTATAACTGAAGTTGCCTTTTCTTACCCTGGAGTCGGCTCTTTGTTACAAAAATCAATCACCAACGGTGATTTCAATTTAATGATGGGGATATCTGTCCTCTCCATAATAGCAATAGCAACTGCATCGTTGATAATAGATTTAATTTACCCTTTGTTTGATCCAAGAATAAGGTATAGATGAGGTGATTATATGTTTGTAATAATAAAAGATCTCCTAAAAAGAGATAAAAAATTTTTGTTTGGATTTACTGTAATATCTATTTTGGTTTTCTTGGCTATTTTATCGGCATTTTCACCATACGATCCAAGGTCATGGAATGTTGTTCCAAAAGACAAATCACCCAGTTTTCAACACCTTTTAGGAACAAATTCGATGGGCCAAGATATATTCTGGAATACCACCCATGCTTTAAAAAATTCATTCATTTTAGGATTAACGACGGCATGCATTTCAACCATAATAGGCACCATAGTTGGATTAATAGCGGGTTACAGAGGAGGTATTTTGGATCGAATTCTAATGTCCATAAACGACAGTTTCATAGTTTTACCCTCTTTACCAATACTCGTATTCCTTTCTTTTTCTTTAAGAGAAAAAATGACTATCTTTGTTATGGGAGCTATACTTTCCATATTCTCCTGGCCTTGGGGGGGAAAACAAGTTAGGGCCCAAGTTCTAAGTTTAAGAGAAAGAGAGTTCACTTACACTTCTATATTTTCAGGGATGAACATGTGGAAGGTAGTTTTTAAAGAACATCTTCCTTTTGTGATACCCTGGGTGATAGCTAATTTTATTAACACGATTCTTTGGGCATTAGGAATGGAGATAACTTTGTCGGTCCTTGGATTGACTAGTCTAGAAACACCCACTATTGGCACAACTATCCATTGGGCAATGCAATATCAAGCAATTTTCAGAGGAATATGGTGGTGGATGTTAACGCCAATAATTTTATCAGTTATATTTTTTGTGGCATTATACATGCTTTCAGTTAGTATAAGCGAATTCTTGGATCCTCGAACCAGATTGCAAAGAATAAAAATGGGAGGCTAATATAGATGTCTTTACTTGAAATAAAAGATCTATCTGCTTATTATATTACCCATGTATTTGGTGTGAAAAGGGATGTAAAAGCGGTAGATAATCTGACCTTTTCAGTTGAAGAAAATGAGATCATGGGTTTAGCTGGTGAATCAGGTTGCGGAAAAAGCACCTTGCTAAAAGTTCTTTTATCTATGGTCAAACCTCCTTTGAAAGTCCTAAAAGGGGAAGTAAACTACTCATATGATAGTAAAAATTTCAATCTTTTGACCTTAGATGAAGAGAGATTAAGAAAGGTACAATGGGAAGACATATCTTATATTCCACAAGGTTCTATGAGCACGTTTAACCCTGTGAGAAAAATACGAAAAACCTTCGAAGATGTTATAAAAACACATAAAAAAAACTCTGATAAAGAAGTGTATGAAAAACTTATGGAAGAGCATTTAAAATATTTAGGACTACCTTTGGAGGTTTTAGATTCATATCCTCACCAACTTTCAGGAGGTATGAGACAAAGAACAACCATCGCACTTGCAACTATACTAGAACCGAAAGTTATATTTGCTGATGAACCTACAACCGCTTTGGATGTCGTAGTCCAAAGGGGTGTTATACAGATGCTTAAACAGCTTCATAGAGAGCATAGAAATACAATGGTAATGGTTACACATGATATGGCTGTGCACGCTAACGTTGCTGATAGGGTTGCTGTAATGTATGCTGGAAAGATAGTTGAAATTTCCAAAAAAGAGAAATTGTTTACAAACCCAAGTCACCCCTACTCTAAATTTCTCATAAACTCTCTTCCAAAGATAGGCGATAGAAGGCAAAGAGCAAGTGCACCTGGTAATCCTCCGTCTTTGGCTAACCCTCCTGAAGGATGCAGGTTTCATCCAAGATGTCCTTATGCCAAAGATATCTGTAAAAAATACGTACCAAAACTAATAGAAGATGAAAAAGGGCATTATGTTGCATGTTTCTTATTCTCCGATGAAGTAGAGGAAGGTGAGAACGTTGTCCAACAAACTACTTGAGGTTAAAGATTTGGAAAAAGTATTCCATTTAGGTGGAAGATTCTTTGGAACTAAATTAAAAGCTGTAAATAAGGTAAATTTTGATTTAGATGCTGAAAAACCTAAAATCCTAACTTTTGCCGGAGAGACAGGAAGTGGAAAAACAACTGTAGCCAGAATGATCCTGGGGCTTGAAACTCCTACTTCTGGGGAAGTTATATACAAAGGAAGGAATGTAACACACATCAAAAAAAGAAAAGAACTTATGGAATATATGAAAGACGTGCAACCCATCTTTCAAAATCCTTTTGAAACATTTAATCCTCTAAAAAAAGTGGATACGTATCTATTTGAAATGGCTGAAAATTATAAAATAGCAAAAACAAAAGAAGAGAAACAAAAGGCAGTAGAAGGATCACTTAACTCAGTCGGGTTGACACTAAAGGAGATTAGAGGAAGGTACCCCAACGAATTATCGGGGGGACAGTTGCAGAGAGTTTCTGTTGCCAGAGCTCTTGTAACAAGGCCTTCACTCCTAATAGCCGATGAGCCTGTTTCGATGGTCGATGCTTCTTTGAGAATGTCAATAGTGAATTTGTTTGCTGAGTTGAAAACAAAGTATAAAGTATCAGTTTTATACATAACTCATGATCTTGCAACCGCTTATTACATAAGTGATAGAATTGCCATAATGTTAAGGGGGGATGTGGTGGAATTTGGAGATATAGATAAAGTCATGCTTTCTCCTCTCCATCCATATACCCAAATACTCATAGAGTCTGTTCCTCAACCAGACCCAGAAGGAACATGGAAAGAAGATATAAAATTATCTTCTTTAGAAATCAAAGAATTTTCAAGATTAGGCTGTAAGTTCTATGAGAGATGCCCATTTTCAATGAAAATTTGTAAAGATGTAGAGCCTCCATATGTTTTTAAAGATGGGAGAGAAGTGAAATGCCATCTTTACTCTGAAGAAATTGAACACATTGAAAAGTCTGAAGAAACTGTAAACTAAGTGAAATTTAGGAACAGTGGGCATTGAAAAAAATAAAGGCGTTAAATTTCGGCGCCTTTATTTTTAGAATCTATATATGAACAGGTATTTGGTAGGTTGAAATTTTTGAAGAAATATTAATTCACTTTGAGAAAATAGCTAAATATCCTAGATTAGCAAAGCGGTATTTGATATCTTCGAACCTCATTTCGTTAATTATAATGTTTGATATCAATCTTTGAAAAGGTAGCCAGGTAATATGATCGATGGGGACCGTCATCCTTCTTGGCCTTCCTAAGTTTTCCCATAGAACCCTTCTTGTGTTTTTGGGTAAGGTTTTATCAAAAGCTGCTTCTAAGAATGTTACCTTTTCTCTATTTAAAAATTTGGCATAAGCTGCAGGATCAACTTTCATCAATGGATGTATATTCGAATTTAAAAACTCTTGAATGCTTTTAAATTTTCCTACATTTCTTAAATCTTCTTGAAAGGTTTTTATTAGCCTTTCTCTATCGTTTAAATAAAGTATGTTGTCTTTCTTTTTAAGTAATTCCCTTCTTGTAAATTCCAATGTAGGCGATTCCCATACAAGTTCAGCCATGTTTCCACCACTGGCTATAATGAAATTATGCTTAATCTCAGAATTTAAAGAGTTAACGATAACAGATACCATACCCCCAAGGCAGTATCCTATCATGAAGTTTCGTTCATGCCAAAGTTCGTTTGCCTTCAAAAAATCTATGATACTTAATACATCAACAACCGCATGTTCCCATGTGTTCAAGGTTGTATAAATATCGGCAGAAAAATAATTTTTGCCGCTCATCGATCCATTTGATGTTCTAGTATAATTGTCTGGTAATATTGGCACTACAGCCCTTATACCTAATTTGGAAAAATATCGTCCCATTTTTAAGATATAGGTAATATTTTTGGTTCCTAAACCATGAAGTATTAAAACTACACCCAAAGTTTTCCCTTTAGGCTCAAAAAGAAAAATTTCATTAGTTTCTGTGCCTTTTTTATTAAATTTGTATAAGGAATGAAATTTTATCAATGATTCTCTATAATTTCTGCCTTTATTTATGAAGGACTGAGTAAACTCAATATTTTGTTTTGCATAACTAAAATCTATTTTAAAATTCCTTTGTGTCATATGTTCATCTCCCCATTTTTGTAGATCTCTATTTCTATACCGCTTTTTTCTCTAATGTATTATCAGTTTCTGTATTTTGAAATACTTTTCTAATGAAACTCACCGTTTTTTCAACAAATTTCTGAGTTAAAATATCTTTTAATTCGAATTCAAAAGAATGCTTCCCTTTGGGATGAATTAACAAAGTAGAAGGTACCCCACATTCTTTTATCTTCTTATTTAACTTTATGGAAGTCATCACAGGAACAGTATCATCTTTTTTCCCATGCACTAGCAATGCTGGAATCATTCTTTCAGATATATAATTTATAGGTGAATATAACTTATATTCTTCAAATTTTCTTTTAGGAGTGCCTTTCATTGTTGCTGTAACTGCGAACTGCGCAAAAAGCGAATCAACTTGCTTACTCCACAGATCTAGAAGGTCTGAAGGGGCATACCAAGCTACCACTCCTTTTATCCCCTTCGTTTTTTCTAAATGATTATAGTAAGAGTGATATGCTGCATAGTAAAGGGTCAATGTTCCCCCTGCTGACGTTCCCATCAACACGATATTTTCTTTGTCTAAATCCAGCTCTTCACTATGATCTTTTATATAATTTAAGGCATCGTTGTAATCCTCTATCAATTCTTCATATTTGTTGAAATAACCATACCTGTAATCTATCGCAACAACGGCGAATCCTCTACTCGCTAAAAATTTGGCCCATGCGGTAACGCTTGATAACTTCCTACTTCCCGTTATCCAACCTCCACCATGAGCAAAAAAAACTACGGGATATTTGCTTTTTACCTTAGCAGGATAGTATAAATCTAATTTCAAAGGTATCTTATCTTTTTTATACTCTACAGTAATTGTATCCGAATAAGAGCCTTTCTTAACTTCCAACGGAAGATTCCCAAATACAGATTTCTTAATTGTTTTTACGTTTAACAGAATTATTAGAAAAAAAGTTATTAAAGCATTCCAAAAAAAGAGAAAAAACAAAAGAATTATCCCAAAAATCTTAAAGATTTTTTTATACTCATTTTTGTCAGAAACTTCTTTCTTCACCTTTTCGCTAATTATTCAAATCACTCCAATAGAGTTTTATGGTTTGTT is part of the Petrotoga sibirica DSM 13575 genome and harbors:
- a CDS encoding amidohydrolase family protein, which translates into the protein MFKLGRNGKFKFISTKHNKKLFVTPLITDSHLHILGLGEKLSQPTLEKKKLSEIKSVIEEIVSKRPNKIVLRGWTEEFAIPDKDFLDSINREIPIMLVRRCGHFAVVNSKVLESIDFSDSSNYVDFEEGKIKEGAIDKFYKTFGPFTDVKNNYETSKRYLKEKGYGFVHSDDLHGISQDELPFTHDNDFFVYEKVAVKGYNELLKYYELGYFNEFKCVKIYLDGSLGARTALLLNKYTDYDTYGEELWEDTELNAVVKFCEDNGLHLAAHAIGDGAIEQILRVFEMVNPKLRHRIIHAIVLKSKQIERIKKHNLIVDIQPQFIESDKVFIADRLGERVKDAFRFYDLYKSQVPFFISSDAPVEEPNWLRDIKRLKEIGIPYNYSLYQLTYGPEGIDNIDRQESMESKALIFQHDPFVEISQPKIYQIEN
- a CDS encoding ROK family transcriptional regulator, translated to MIELILKNETQLKILREIWLKKKTTMLEISNNLQIDRSNVSRNLKTLRSIGLIYYSNKKVKNSKRGRKTLQLQINYSFAYNIGITVTENFFLVLLMDLNFNVIRKETIFKEVNEKTIVNDLINCIEIFSDFLEQVLFIAISFPEPVDDEKGLILSSGIFPIKDMCLKNILEERINIPVHLENDANAGAIYHYYKNNGIYRFINFMFLSFYVNKKSINAIQGNGIIINGEIYKGAHSFAGEAPVIIPIWKQNEKDYMDILKFQQYLKDEKKSHILKDYIDIYSKAASIIINFLDSEIFIFGGHTEILPQFLLKSMVSKTKEKIIDNERRKIKIEIDNDGLESIAKGSAMSFMNKIMNNYNMANKVFLKLKKTTFSNF
- a CDS encoding ABC transporter substrate-binding protein, with the protein product MKKKVWLVTLVVLLVGIVFSQVLPTIPRSETLIVDNLHGRVGNPGSFNLWIPGSLAGHGPQQVLMDALWYVDPQTGEWINALAAQEPVYNEDFTQITIKLRQGLYWSDGVPFTADDVVFTVKNIASHPGMNSSAQLQMYVKDIYKTDDYTVVIELNSPNPKAHNIFTSLVYGALFIQPKHIWEKVENPLTFTFNPPVSIGPYVLDSYDPQGYWFLFKKREDWQRTSVGQLYGEPKPNYVLFIYYGTDDRKVAAQARHELDMIFDLTPEAFEVLRERNKYSVVWYEDFPWAWMDDVNSRGMFLNNARYPLDNKDVRWALTLAINIEDVIISGYAGIERVSALHSCPTQYFTEIYYDPLEPWLENFTLDDGYKPYDTNVAYRIADWAKESYNIEVEDPEAVWGIGWWKYDPQEAEKLLLNLGFSKDRNGRWLLPDGTPWKISIIAPADFEIDATRLAFAVADQWRNFGVRVNVETLEAGPLWTRQALGDYDVGSFWGGMLASSGIPDIWTFINGFKSDFYTPLGTAVTTPNNYRWKVPDRVDQIIDEMGASYFADPKVMELAKEFYKVAVEEMPVIPMVINKKFNANDNYYWTNYPNANNPYMANVSWWAEFKFMLPRLEPTGRK
- a CDS encoding ABC transporter permease, with the protein product MKVLKTYIIPRLIQYLLVIFIGITITFIIPRLTPIDPVQSAINRLTSYGGAYMEPEAVASMQNTLKELYGLEGGVVEQYFAFWKHLFTFDFGPSLSMFPTLVTEIIANSLPWTFFLLFFSLIISWIIGNILGGLAGYFKEKKWSNVLAVVAMSIYPIPYYVMALILVILFVYIFPIFPMMGGYSVGIQPSFTWSFFLDVLRHSILPAISLILVGIGWWFLSMRSMTSNIVAEDFVTYAEFAGLPKNKLLYSYVMRNGVLPQITALALQIGGIFNGAIITEVAFSYPGVGSLLQKSITNGDFNLMMGISVLSIIAIATASLIIDLIYPLFDPRIRYR
- a CDS encoding ABC transporter permease, which translates into the protein MFVIIKDLLKRDKKFLFGFTVISILVFLAILSAFSPYDPRSWNVVPKDKSPSFQHLLGTNSMGQDIFWNTTHALKNSFILGLTTACISTIIGTIVGLIAGYRGGILDRILMSINDSFIVLPSLPILVFLSFSLREKMTIFVMGAILSIFSWPWGGKQVRAQVLSLREREFTYTSIFSGMNMWKVVFKEHLPFVIPWVIANFINTILWALGMEITLSVLGLTSLETPTIGTTIHWAMQYQAIFRGIWWWMLTPIILSVIFFVALYMLSVSISEFLDPRTRLQRIKMGG
- a CDS encoding ABC transporter ATP-binding protein, with product MSLLEIKDLSAYYITHVFGVKRDVKAVDNLTFSVEENEIMGLAGESGCGKSTLLKVLLSMVKPPLKVLKGEVNYSYDSKNFNLLTLDEERLRKVQWEDISYIPQGSMSTFNPVRKIRKTFEDVIKTHKKNSDKEVYEKLMEEHLKYLGLPLEVLDSYPHQLSGGMRQRTTIALATILEPKVIFADEPTTALDVVVQRGVIQMLKQLHREHRNTMVMVTHDMAVHANVADRVAVMYAGKIVEISKKEKLFTNPSHPYSKFLINSLPKIGDRRQRASAPGNPPSLANPPEGCRFHPRCPYAKDICKKYVPKLIEDEKGHYVACFLFSDEVEEGENVVQQTT
- a CDS encoding ABC transporter ATP-binding protein — encoded protein: MSNKLLEVKDLEKVFHLGGRFFGTKLKAVNKVNFDLDAEKPKILTFAGETGSGKTTVARMILGLETPTSGEVIYKGRNVTHIKKRKELMEYMKDVQPIFQNPFETFNPLKKVDTYLFEMAENYKIAKTKEEKQKAVEGSLNSVGLTLKEIRGRYPNELSGGQLQRVSVARALVTRPSLLIADEPVSMVDASLRMSIVNLFAELKTKYKVSVLYITHDLATAYYISDRIAIMLRGDVVEFGDIDKVMLSPLHPYTQILIESVPQPDPEGTWKEDIKLSSLEIKEFSRLGCKFYERCPFSMKICKDVEPPYVFKDGREVKCHLYSEEIEHIEKSEETVN
- a CDS encoding dienelactone hydrolase family protein; translated protein: MTQRNFKIDFSYAKQNIEFTQSFINKGRNYRESLIKFHSLYKFNKKGTETNEIFLFEPKGKTLGVVLILHGLGTKNITYILKMGRYFSKLGIRAVVPILPDNYTRTSNGSMSGKNYFSADIYTTLNTWEHAVVDVLSIIDFLKANELWHERNFMIGYCLGGMVSVIVNSLNSEIKHNFIIASGGNMAELVWESPTLEFTRRELLKKKDNILYLNDRERLIKTFQEDLRNVGKFKSIQEFLNSNIHPLMKVDPAAYAKFLNREKVTFLEAAFDKTLPKNTRRVLWENLGRPRRMTVPIDHITWLPFQRLISNIIINEMRFEDIKYRFANLGYLAIFSK
- a CDS encoding alpha/beta hydrolase, whose product is MEVKKGSYSDTITVEYKKDKIPLKLDLYYPAKVKSKYPVVFFAHGGGWITGSRKLSSVTAWAKFLASRGFAVVAIDYRYGYFNKYEELIEDYNDALNYIKDHSEELDLDKENIVLMGTSAGGTLTLYYAAYHSYYNHLEKTKGIKGVVAWYAPSDLLDLWSKQVDSLFAQFAVTATMKGTPKRKFEEYKLYSPINYISERMIPALLVHGKKDDTVPVMTSIKLNKKIKECGVPSTLLIHPKGKHSFEFELKDILTQKFVEKTVSFIRKVFQNTETDNTLEKKAV